In Leptospira licerasiae serovar Varillal str. VAR 010, the sequence TAGAAGAACTCAGCGCGTAGGTGCAGTGCAAAATTAAAGAAGAGAAGAGTGTGGAAGAGAAAACTCCGCTCGAAAGGACCTCGAACGGAGTAAGAAAGGAAAAATATTACTGTTGTTCTTCGCCAGCGCCTTCTTCTGCAGGAGCAGGAGTAGAGTCGGACTTAGTTCCTTCTTCTTTTCCTTTTTTGGAATCTTTCTTATGCTTCTTGTGGTGTTTTTTCTTAGCTTTTTTCTTCTTAGCTTTCTTTTCTTTTTTCTCAGCTTTAGAAGCACCAGCATCTTCAGTCTTTGCAGGAGCATCGCCGGTAGTCTCTTGTGCGCTTACTCCGGTGAAACCGAAAAGAGCGATTGCAGACACGAGAAGGGTAACAAGAATTTTTTTGAATAGGTTCATTATGATCTTCCTATAGAAACTTTGGTTTGTGTCGTAATTTTATTATTATGCGAGGCAAATCAAATCCATTTTACATAAAAATCAGATTTCATCCACAGGTGGGACCCATTTGTTCGGGACTGCTACAGCAAGTGACAGCCGGTCCAGAAATTTATCTTTTGGGATCTCATACGCTCCCAGGTTCAAAGTGACCGGATTCATCTGTTGGGTATCGAATAATGTGAAGCCATCCTTCTTCAACGCTTCAAATAGAAAGTAGAGCCCGATCTTCCCGAAATCAGGTAAAAAGGAGAACATAGACTCTCCGGCAAAAAATTTACCGATTGCCACACCATATACTCCTCCGCCTAACCTTCCTTCTTCGTCCCAGACCTCAATGCTATGGGCATAACCTTCCTTATGAAAGTTGGTAAAACCTTGGAGAAAATTCTCTGTTATCCAAGTTTGCTCTTCCGTTCGGAAGGCGCAGCAACGCATAACTTGTTCGAATGCACGATTAAAAGTGACCGTGAACTTTTTTTGACGGATGCGTCGATGGACCCTGGAACTAATATGAAGAACATTTAGGTCAAATATAGCCCTCGGGTCCAAAGAAAACCAAAGTAAAGGCCTATCAGCCCAGGGAAAAATCCCGCGAGTATACGCATATAAAAGGCGATCCGCTTTTAAATCTCCGCCGATACCTACAACCTCTTCTACAGAATGTCTAGGATCTGCAAAAAAATCGGAAAAATCCCGGATTGGAGAATACTGATTTTGTCTGGGGTTTTCCATTTATTCCAAGATAAGAGGATATGATTCTTCGACCGAGTATATCTGACCGTTCGCTCCGCTGCGACTAGAAAATAGATGGAATTCCGACACAGGAACTATGTCCGTTTGGAATTCGGAGAATTCATTCAAATAAACATCCAAACGTTTTTCAGGAGTTCTTTTGAATCTTCCTATGGTTATATGGGGCCGATACTCCCTTTTATCAATGGAGAAACCTTCTCTTCTGAGAGTGGATTCTAAAACTTTTTGGAGCCTTTTTAGTTCTTCCGAAACTAGCACATTTGCATATAGAATTTCAGGAAATTTATTACCGAAGAAGCCAACACCTTTGATCTCCAATGAGAAACTTTTTTCAGAAACATGGCTGCAGATCTCGGAAACCTTTTCTATCTCTTCCGGTTTTAATTCCCCCAGGAAGACCAAAGTAGTATGAAAATTTTCGGGAGAGACCCAGCGGATCTCTTCCAATCCAAAACAGATTTTTTCCAGATCCGATTTTATAGGATCCGGAAGAGTGAGTCCTAAAAAACTTCTCATTCGAAATCCACTCCGGAAACTCTTCTGACACCTCGAAGAGAATTTACCAAAATGATCTTAGAAGCAAGACTCAGATCTTGTTTTGAAATTTTCGTTTCCTTAACTTTTAATCTTCGGACCCATTGTTTTCGAGCGACACCGGGCAATAGTCCCTCTTCCAAAGAAGGTGTAATCCATTCTTTATTTAGAAACAGAAAGATAGAATAAATGGAGCCCTCCGTCAGATAACCGTCCGTATTCGTATAAATCTGATCCAGATAACCTTTGGAAATTGCCAATTCATATCCTTCCGAAAAAATTTCCCGAATATTTGTCTTATGATAAAAGAACCGATTTTTTCTATCGATAGAAGTTCCACTCAAGAGAATCTTTCCCTCTTTGGGACCTGAATGAAATTCGGAAACTTCAGATCGGAATTCTCCGCTACGCAAAAGAATAATTTTCACTCTATATTTTTTGTCAGATGTAATTTTTCCTTCTGCTTCACGAATTACGGATTCCCATTCTTCTTCTTTCCAAACAAACCCTAACTCTTTTGAGGACATTCTCATTCTTTCTTTATGATCTTTTAAAAAATAGATTTTTCTCCTCTTACAGATCATTGTTGTAAATAGGTGAAAATTCTCTTTTGTATCGCTCAAAAATTTTGCTTTGGACCAACATTCTTCCCATTCCGCATTCGGATCTGAACCGATCGTAATTCCGGAACCTACTCCCATCCTTCCTTTTTTTTGCCCGGACGGATCTTGTAAAAACTCAAGAGTCCGGATCGCGATGGAAGA encodes:
- the aat gene encoding leucyl/phenylalanyl-tRNA--protein transferase, translating into MRDFSDFFADPRHSVEEVVGIGGDLKADRLLYAYTRGIFPWADRPLLWFSLDPRAIFDLNVLHISSRVHRRIRQKKFTVTFNRAFEQVMRCCAFRTEEQTWITENFLQGFTNFHKEGYAHSIEVWDEEGRLGGGVYGVAIGKFFAGESMFSFLPDFGKIGLYFLFEALKKDGFTLFDTQQMNPVTLNLGAYEIPKDKFLDRLSLAVAVPNKWVPPVDEI
- the thpR gene encoding RNA 2',3'-cyclic phosphodiesterase, with the translated sequence MRSFLGLTLPDPIKSDLEKICFGLEEIRWVSPENFHTTLVFLGELKPEEIEKVSEICSHVSEKSFSLEIKGVGFFGNKFPEILYANVLVSEELKRLQKVLESTLRREGFSIDKREYRPHITIGRFKRTPEKRLDVYLNEFSEFQTDIVPVSEFHLFSSRSGANGQIYSVEESYPLILE